The following are encoded together in the Kwoniella europaea PYCC6329 chromosome 1, complete sequence genome:
- a CDS encoding transcription and mRNA export factor SUS1 → MVSTTEKPDEATLDAIRQRLMETGDWDRIQRLLRNQLEENGWVDDLKDLAKERARSQETPNLENLIKEISETARGMISENTRRDVAQEIEAVLDREVDQA, encoded by the exons ATGGTGTCAACGACGGAAAAGCCGGATGAAGCTACGCTGGATGCAATCAGGCAGAGGTTGATGGAAACGGGTGATTGGGATCG AATACAAAGACTGTTGAGAAACCAATTGGAAGAGAATGGCTGGGTGGACGATCTCAAAGATTTAGCTAAAG AACGAGCTCGATCACAGGAAACGCCGAATCTAGAAAACCTCATAAAAGAGATAAGCGAGACTgctcgag GTATGATCAGTGAGAATACCAGAAGGGATGTCGCTCAGGAAATCGAAGCTGTTTTAGATAGAGAAGTAGATCAAGCTTAA
- a CDS encoding nucleolar GTP-binding protein 2 produces MAKGKNHDRKANPGFGKQKLKSGSAGGEFTIKKVKGENFYRDAKAASRVKMLNGGKAVRDKDGNIVQAAAFQKGEKEAEPGRVRPDRRWFGNTRVISQTALDHFRTALKEQKSDPYSVLLRRNKLPMGLLEDESKMGGKRPHIVETEPFSNTFGPKAQRKRPRLDIGSLEELGESSTAADLAAQGEASQLDSADLGDVYHPTTSTAREPIYQKGTSRRIWGELYKVLDSSDVVIHVLDARDPLGTRCKPVVEYLRKEKAHKHLVYVLNKVDLVPTWVTARWVKHLSLSAPTIAFHASINNSFGKGSLIQLLRQFSVLHSDKKQISIGFIGYPNVGKSSIINTLKKKKVCTVAPIPGETKVWQYITLMKRIYLIDCPGIVPVSAKDSDTDTVLKGVVRVENLATPAEHIPSLLERVRPEYIERTYGLEHREGGWHGESGAAILLSAMAKRSGKLLKGGEPDQESAAKMILNDWIRGKIPFFVPPPAKEQQQTTQGQETTVDAAQAQEDKETTEMLEEQERSLGKILGEKRVKGVEQPISKIPIMTKFLGDDNRRYRDDEDEDKKDVEMGENAEEVDEVDEEDDDEEDEEDGELAWDDIFPGNAGSSKFAGLSEEDDEAEDDEDDDEEEEDEEEDEEEDGDEDEEVAISFSAPSSKKAGKRKAVEVEDGDEPSSKKEKRMTTNKKKSENFYTHANVKNRNRERKVPKNPHKRHREGDEEPTGKKRPKSKKY; encoded by the exons ATGGCAAAGGGTAAGAACCACGATCGTAAAGCGAATCCAGGCTTCGGCAAACAGAAGCTCAAGTCTGGATCGGCTGGTGGGGAATTCACcatcaagaaggtgaaag GAGAAAACTTCTACCGAGATGCCAAAGCGGCCTCCCGAGTGAAGATGCTGAACGGTGGTAAAGCCGTCCGGGACAAAGATGGAAATATCGTCCAGGCTGCTGCTTTCCAGAAGGgcgagaaagaagctgaaccCGGCAGGGTCCGACCCGAtagaagatggtttggaaaTACCAGAGTCATCTCTCAGACAGCTTTGGACCATTTCAGAACCGCTTTGAAGGAACAGAAATCTGATCCGTACTCCGTCTTATTGAGGAGGAACAAGCTGCCCATGGGGTTGTTGGAGGATGAATCGAAGATGGGTGGTAAA CGCCCTCATATTGTTGAAACTGAACCTTTCTCCAATACATTTGGACCTAAAGCCCAACGTAAACGACCTAGGTTGGACATCGGAAGTTTAGAAGAATTGGGTGAATCTTCCACTGCTGCTGATCTAGCTGCTCAAGGCGAAGCATCCC AACTCGACTCAGCCGATTTAGGAGATGTATACCaccccaccacctcaacagcaaGAGAACCAATCTACCAGAAAGGTACTTCCCGACGTATCTGGGGTGAATTGTACAAAGTGCTCGATTCTTCAGATGTGGTTATTCACGTCCTCGATGCTAGGGATCCTCTCGGAACGAGATGTAAACCCGTAGTCGAGTATTTGCGTAAAGAAAAGGCTCACAAGCATTTGGTGTATGTGCTCAACAAGGTCGATTTGGTACCTACCTGGGttact GCTCGATGGGTCAAGCACCTCTCCTTATCGGCTCCCACTATCGCCTTCCACGCCTCTATCAACAACTCATTCGGTAAAGGTTCcctcatccaacttctccGTCAATTCTCTGTTCTCCACTCCGACAAGAAGCAGATCTCTATCGGATTCATCGGATACCCGAACGTCGGTAAATCCAGTATCATCAACACTCtcaaaaagaagaaggtctgTACTGTCGCTCCTATCCCAGGTGAAACCAAGGTCTGGCAATATATTACTCTGATGAAACGAATCTACCTCATCGATTGTCCAGGTATCGTACCTGTTTCAGCCAAAGATTCAGATACCGATACTGTCCTCAAGGGTGTTGTGAGGGTAGAAAACCTCGCTACTCCCGCTGAACATATACCGTCTCTTCTCGAAAGGGTACGACCGGAATATATAGAGAGGACATATGGGTTAGAACATAGGGAAGGTGGTTGGCACGGTGAATCTGGTGCTGCGATCTTGTTATCTGCTATGGCGAAGCGATCAGGTAAATTgttgaaaggtggtgaacCCGATCAAGAATCTGCTgcgaagatgattttgaaCGATTGGATTAGAGGTAAAATCCCTTTCTTCGTACCTCCGCCTGCgaaagaacaacaacaaaccaCACAAGGTCAAGAGACAACTGTGGAtgctgctcaagctcagGAAGACAAAGAGACGACTGAGATGTTagaagaacaagagagaTCTTTAGGTAAGATCTTAGGTGAAAAGAGGGTTAAAGGTGTGGAACAGCCCATCAGCAAGATACCGATCATGACCAAATTCTTGGGTGACGATAACAGGCGAtatagagatgatgaggatgaagacaaGAAAGATGTGGAAATGGGTGAGAATGCCGAAGAAGTTGACgaggttgacgaagaagatgatgatgaagaggacgaggaggatggtgaatTGGCTTGGGATGATATCTTCCCTGGTAATGCTGGATCATCCAAGTTTGCTGGTCTTTCGGAAGAGGAcgacgaagctgaagacgatgaagacgatgacgaggaagaagaggatgaggaggaggatgaggaagaagatggagatgaggatgaggaagtagCTATCTCATTCTCTGCCCCATCAAGTAAGAAAGCAGGTAAACGTAAAG CtgtggaagttgaagatggagacGAACCCTCCTCCAAGAAGGAAAAGCGAATGACGACgaataagaagaaatctgAGAACTTCTATACGCATGCTAATGTGAAGAACAGGAAtagggagaggaaggtacCTAAGAACCCTCATAAGAGGCATAGAGAGGGGGATGAGGAACCGACCGGAAAGAAAAGACCCAAGAGTAAGAAGTATTAG